The following proteins are encoded in a genomic region of Periophthalmus magnuspinnatus isolate fPerMag1 chromosome 23, fPerMag1.2.pri, whole genome shotgun sequence:
- the gpr85 gene encoding probable G protein-coupled receptor 85: protein MIPPPSMANYSHAGDHTILQNVSPLATFLKLTSLGFIIGVGVVGNLLISILLVKDKSLHRAPYYFLLDLCASDILRSAICFPFVFTSVKNGSAWTYGTLTCKVIAFLGVLSCFHTAFMLFCVSVTRYLAIAHHRFYTKRLTFWTCLAVICMVWTLSVAMAFPPVLDVGTYSFIREEDQCTFQHRSFRANDSLGFMLLLALILLATQLVYLKLIFFVHDRRKMKPVQFVPAVSQNWTFHGPGASGQAAANWLAGFGRGPTPPTLLGIRQNSNAAGRRRLLVLDEFKTEKRISRMFYIMTFFFLALWGPYLVACYWRVFARGPVVPGGYLTAAVWMSFAQAGVNPFICIFSNRELRRCFSTTLLYCRKSRLPREPYCVI from the coding sequence ATGATCCCTCCTCCATCTATGGCGAACTATAGCCATGCAGGGGACCACACCATCTTGCAGAATGTCTCTCCTCTTGCCACGTTCCTTAAACTGACCTCTCTGGGTTTCATCATTGGTGTCGGTGTAGTCGGCAACCTCCTGATCTCCATCCTGCTGGTCAAAGACAAGAGCTTGCACCGAGCGCCATACTATTTCCTGTTGGACCTGTGTGCATCGGACATCCTGCGCTCAGCAATCTGCTTCCCCTTTGTTTTCACCTCCGTCAAGAATGGATCGGCCTGGACGTACGGCACGCTGACCTGCAAAGTCATCGCCTTCTTGGGGGTGCTTTCCTGTTTCCACACGGCGttcatgttgttttgtgtgagCGTCACGCGGTACCTAGCCATTGCGCACCACCGCTTCTACACCAAGCGGCTGACCTTCTGGACGTGCTTGGCAGTCATTTGCATGGTGTGGACGTTGTCGGTGGCGATGGCGTTCCCCCCGGTGCTGGATGTAGGGACATACTCGTTTATTCGAGAGGAGGACCAGTGCACGTTCCAGCACCGCTCCTTCAGGGCCAACGACTCGCTGGGCTTTATGCTGCtgctggctctcatcctcctggCCACACAGCTGGTTTACCTCAAGCTCATTTTCTTTGTTCATGACCGCCGGAAAATGAAACCGGTCCAGTTTGTGCCTGCCGTCAGCCAGAACTGGACCTTCCACGGGCCGGGGGCTAGCGGGCAGGCCGCGGCTAACTGGTTAGCGGGGTTTGGACGTGGGCCCACCCCGCCCACTCTGCTGGGCATCCGGCAGAACAGCAACGCAGCGGGACGGCGCCGCCTGCTGGTGCTGGACGAGTTCAAAACGGAGAAGAGGATTAGTAGGATGTTCTACATCATGACCTTTTTCTTCCTGGCTCTGTGGGGGCCCTATCTGGTGGCCTGTTACTGGAGGGTGTTTGCTAGGGGCCCAGTGGTCCCTGGGGGCTACCTGACCGCAGCCGTGTGGATGAGCTTCGCCCAGGCCGGGGTCAACCCCTTCATCTGCATCTTCTCCAACAGGGAGCTGCGACGCTGCTTCAGCACCACTCTCCTCTACTGCAGAAAATCCAGGTTACCAAGGGAACCTTACTGCGTTATATGA
- the LOC117391950 gene encoding small integral membrane protein 30-like codes for MAPKLQLPSAALSLWLFLVCFIPAVEAYDAGDAIAILLGSVLTGVGFCACLGWYARKRNEQL; via the coding sequence ATGGCACCTAAACTTCAACTCCCCAGCGCAGCACTAAGTCTTTGGCTCTTCCTCGTGTGCTTTATCCCCGCTGTGGAGGCTTACGACGCGGGAGACGCCATCGCTATCCTGCTCGGGTCTGTGCTGACCGGGGTGGGCTTCTGCGCCTGTCTGGGCTGGTATGCGCGGAAGAGGAACGAGCAGCTGTGA